In Colletotrichum lupini chromosome 6, complete sequence, a single window of DNA contains:
- a CDS encoding PdmS protein: MKVLIATMPFAGHIHPMQPIALALARRGHTVAWLTSASHAHMIPQTGALFIPSPPPLAAHDETALAPDPETSDLAAVASTLRKLFLDRVPDQVAAYRAVLDGSDGTSAFKADILLVDLCAYGAHCLRDLTGLPYATLGINPLVTLDPEVPPWGTGWAPPATLFGRWLNALAHAAASWLLYPKLTAALNAHREELGLPPLPASGFYDSTRSDVLHIMPTTPTFEFPRKNLHPAVKFVGPLLPLFNEDELEPPPKWWDEMLAHPREKVIHVTQGTYATNAANLITPTLAALAHRPDLLVIATTPNAETHLPASSPSLPSNARVATFIPHARLLPHVGVMVTNAGYNGVLAALRFGVPLVCAGRSEDKADVSSRVAWSGAGIDLATDAPSENVLRRAVERVIDDEKFRSAAERVSVDFGGHGDGPGEAVDALEEVVERSRR, from the coding sequence ATGAAGGTCCTCATCGCAACGATGCCCTTCGCAGGCCACATCCACCCAATGCAACCCatcgccctcgccctcgcccgCAGAGGCCACACCGTAGCCTGGCTCACATCCGCCTCCCACGCCCACATGATCCCACAAACCGGCGCACTCTTCATCCCCTCCCCGCCCCCGCTCGCCGCGCACGACGAGACCGCCCTCGCACCGGACCCGGAGACCTCTGACCTTGCCGCCGTAGCCTCCACCCTCCGGAAGCTGTTTCTCGACAGGGTACCAGACCAAGTCGCAGCCTACCGCGCCGTCCTCGACGGCTCCGACGGAACGTCGGCGTTCAAGGCGGATATCCTACTTGTAGACCTCTGCGCCTACGGCGCACACTGCCTCCGTGACCTCACGGGCTTGCCGTACGCGACGCTGGGTATCAACCCGCTTGTCACTCTCGACCCGGAGGTCCCGCCGTGGGGTACCGGCTGGGCGCCCCCGGCGACCCTCTTCGGCCGGTGGCTCAACGCCCTCGCGCACGCGGCCGCGAGCTGGCTTCTCTACCCGAAACTCACGGCCGCGCTCAACGCCCACCGGGAAGAGCTCGGCCTTCCGCCCTTGCCGGCGTCGGGGTTCTACGATTCCACGAGGTCGGATGTTCTACACATCATGCCCACGACGCCAACCTTCGAATTCCCGCGCAAGAACCTCCACCCAGCCGTCAAATTCGTCGGACCGCTCCTCCCGCTCTTCAACGAAGACGAGCTCGAGCCTCCGCCTAAATGGTGGGATGAGATGCTCGCTCACCCGCGGGAAAAGGTAATCCACGTAACACAAGGCACCTACGCAACAAACGCCGCAAACCTCATCACACCAACCCTCGCCGCCCTCGCCCACCGTCCAGACCTCCTCGTCATCGCCACAACCCCAAACGCAGAGACTCACCTCCCAGCGtcctccccctccctcccGTCAAACGCCCGCGTAGCCACCTTCATCCCCCACGCCCGCCTCCTCCCGCACGTGGGCGTAATGGTCACCAACGCAGGCTACAACGGCGTTCTCGCGGCGCTGCGCTTCGGCGTACCGTTAGTCTGCGCGGGTCGGAGCGAGGATAAGGCCGACGTGAGCTCGCGGGTGGCGTGGAGCGGCGCCGGGATCGATCTCGCGACCGACGCGCCAAGTGAAAATGTGTTGAGGCGCGCGGTGGAGCGGGTCATCGACGATGAAAAGTTCCGGAGTGCGGCCGAGAGGGTGAGCGTGGATTTTGGCGGGCATGGGGATGGGCCTGGGGAGGCGGTTGATGCGTTGGAGGAGGTTGTTGAGCGTAGTCGGAGATGA